Genomic DNA from Actinomycetes bacterium:
GCTGGTAAGGGGGAGAAATATTTCTACCAATATTCTGTTGGTGGTAGTAGCGGTAGTGGCTCCATTTTCAGAAGAAATATTTTTCCGGGGGTTCCTGTATTCAGCTTTTAAAAAAGCCTGGGGGATAAATACCGGGCTCTTTCTGTCTTCTCTTTTGTTTGCCCTGGCCCATATGGAGGTATACAGCTTTATACCAATTTTTTTGATTGGCTGGATGCTGGCCTACATATTTGAAAAAACAAAGTCTCTTTTTCCAGTAATCTTTCTCCATGCAGTGTACAACCTGATATTAATTCTGCTGCTTTTGGGCCAGGTTGAGATAATAAATATGTACTAATAGTCAAAAAAATTTGTTAGAATATTATATCCGTTTTATTTGGCAGGCTGAAAGGTATTATATGAAAAAAATCAGCAAACAGGATGTAGAACATGTAGCCAGGTTGGCCGAGCTGCAGTTCAGGGACCAGGAAGCAGAAAAATTTACCCAGCAGCTGGACAAGATACTGGATCATGTGGCTAAAATAAGTTCTGCGGATACAGAAGATATAAAACCCACTTCCCATGTACTTGATATACAGAATGTATACCGGGAAGATGAACCCAGGGAATCGTTAAGCCAGAAAGAGGCTTTAAAGAACGGACCCGACATTATGGATAATGGATTTAAAGTGCCAAAGATAGATTAATTTACGGGGGCATTAGTGGACCTTAATTTCTTGAGCGCAGGCAGGCTGAACAGGCTTCTAAGGAAAAAAGAAATAACTTCCCGCCAGATACTGGACAGTATAATCAGGCAGGCAGAGAAAGTTGATCCGGAGATTAACTGCTATATCAGCAAAGCTTTTGAGCAGGCTGAAGAGCAGGCCGGGTCAGCAGATAAGCTTATAGCTGAATCAGAGGCAGGCTATTTCACCGGAATACCTGTAGGTATAAAAGACAATATTTGTACCAGGGGGCTAAAGACCACCTGCGGATCCAGGATTTTAGAAAACTATGATCCTGTATACAATGCTACGGTAATAGATAGGCTAGATGGCCATAATTATGTTTTAACCGGCAAGCTTAATATGGATGAATTTGCCATGGGCTCTTCCAATGAAAATTCTTATTTCGGGCCGGTAAAAAATCCCTGGGACTTAAGCCGTGTACCCGGGGGTTCCAGCGGAGGCCCGGCGGCATGTGTGGCTTCAGGGCAGGCTATCTGCGCTCTGGGCTCAGATACCGGCGGATCAATAAGGCAGCCGGCTTCACTCTGTGGCGTAGTAGGCTTAAAGCCCACTTATGGCAGGGTGTCCAGGTACGGCCTGGTGGCCTTTGCTTCTTCGCTGGACCAGATTGGACCGGTTACCCGAGACGTAAGGGATGCAGCAGCCATGCTAAACGTTATTTGCGGTCATGATCCTATGGATTCTACCTCTCTGGATAAACAGGTCCCTGACTATACCAGTTACCTACAACAAGATATGAAGGGATTAAAAGTAGGGGTGCCCCGGCAGTTGATGGTTCCCGAGGTGGATACTCAGGTAAGAAAGGCAGTGGAAAACAGCCTGAAGCTTTTAAAAGATATGGGCGCAGAGATAGAGGAGACATCGCTTCCCAGCCTGGAGTATGCCTTAAGCGTATACTATATAATAGCTCCCTCGGAGGCCAGCTCCAATCTTTCCCGTTATGACGGGGTAAGGTACGGATACAGGGCGCAGGATGCTGACGGCTTAAGGCAGATGTATAAGAAATCCAGATCGGAAGGTTTTGGCGAAGAGGTTAAAAGAAGAATAATGATAGGAACTTACTGCCTGTCGGCCGGTTATTATGATGCCTACTATGAGAAAGCCCAGAAGGTAAGGACCCTTATCATAAATGAGTTTAACCAGGCTTTTTCCAAGTATGACCTGCTGGTATCTCCCACTTCTCCTACTACCGCCTTCAAATTGGGAGAACGGCTTCAGGACCCATTGATGATGTACCTTTCCGATATATGTACCATACCGGTAAACCTGGCCGGGCTGCCGGCCATATCTATTCCGGTGGGACTGTCGGATAATGGACTTCCTATAGGCTTTCAGTTTATAGGCAATATTTTAAGGGAAGATAATATACTTAAAGCCGCCTACAATTTAGAACAGGCGGTTAATTTCAACCACCGGCCAAAACTTCAGGGGAATCAAGATGACTGAACACAATCATTATGAGGCAGTAGTAGGACTGGAAACCCATGTGGAGCTTCTAACCCGGACCAAGATGTTCTGCGGATGCAGGGTTTCATTTGGGGAGGATAAAAATATTTATACCTGCCCGGTCTGCCTGGGCCATCCGGGCAGTTTGCCGGTGGTAAACCGGAAAGCTGTAGAGTATGCATTAAAGATTGCCCTGGCCTTAAACTGCAGTATTAATAAATATACAATTTTCCACCGGAAAAACTATTTTTATCCCGACCAGGCTAAAAATTACCAGATATCCCAGTATGATCTCCCTCTGGGAGTAGAAGGTTACCTGAAGCTGGACATGGGAGATTATGTACGCAGGGTAGGGATTACCAGGGTACATATGGAAGAGGATACAGGAAAGCTGGTCCATACCGGTACTACCGGCCGGATCAGCGAAGCCGGAGCCAGTATAGTGGACTTTAACCGGGCAGGTACCCCTTTGATAGAGATAGTTTCCGAGCCTGATATAAGGACTCCGGAAGAGGCCAAGCAATACATGATTGAGCTCAGGAACATAATTTTGTATCTGGGAGTAAGCGACTGCAGCATGGAGCAGGGGAGCCTGCGCTGCGATGCTAATGTGTCGGTGAGAAAGGAAGGTAAAGATCTGGGTACCAAAACTGAAATAAAGAACCTCAACTCTTTTAAGTTCCTCCAAAAAGGCCTGGCTTATGAAATCAAGAGGCAGACAGATTTGCTGCAATCGGGCAAGAAGGTAATTCAGCAGACCAGGCATTATGATAATACTACTGATACTACCAAGCCGCTGAGGTCTAAAGAGGAAGCTCACGATTACCGCTATTTTCCCGAGCCGGACCTGGTCCCTCTGCAAATTGAGGATAACCTTATACAGAAAGTAAAAAAAGATATACCGGAGCTGCCCCAGGAAAAGGCAGCTAGATTTAAACAGCAGTACGGGCTTTCTGATTATGATGCCCAGTTTCTGGCCAATGATGCCTGCATCTCCAGGTACTTTGAAAATGTTTGTGCTCATTATGGAGAAGCCAAGACAGTTTGTAACTGGATCATGGGAGATGTTAGTGCCCTGGTTAACCAGGGGCAGATAACTTTTGAGCAGATCAGGGTAAGCCCTGAGGGTCTGGCGAATATGCTCAAGATAATAGATAGCGGCAAAATAAGTACCAAGATAGCGAAATCTGTTTTTGAGCAGATGTTTAAGACCGGCAAAAAGCCTGAAGATATTATAGAAGAAAAAGGGCTACAGCAAATTAGCGATACCGGAATGCTGGAGAAGGTTATAGATGAGGTAATAGGGCAGAATCCTGAACCAGTAAACCAGTACCGGGAAGGCAAGAAAAAGGCTATTGGTTTTTTAATAGGCCAGGTTATGGCCAAAACTAAGGGCAAGGCCAACCCTAAACTGGTAAACCAAATTATTTCAAAGAAGTTAAGCAAATAAAGGAGGCAATTAGAATGATTAAAAAAATAGGAGTGTTGACCGGGGGAGGCGATTCCTCGGCTATAAATGCAGCCATAAGGGCTATTAAAATGAAGTCTATACATTATGGTTTTGATCTGTTTGGCATTAAAAACGGCTGGGAAGGCTTGATTGATGGCAAGGGCTTTGACCTTATAAAGAACGGGGTTTCCGGGACCCTTCCCCGGGGCGGAACCTATCTGGGAACCAGCAGAACAAATCCTTTTAAAATTGAAAATGGAGTGGATAGGGTCAGAGAGAACATAAAGAAGTTTGAACTGGATGCTATAATCACCATCGGCGGGGATGATACTAATGGAGTTAGCAATAAGTTGAGCCAGTTTGGTATCAAAGGTGTAGGTATTCCCCAGACCATTGATAATGATATAGCTTATTCCGATTATTCTATCGGTTTTGATTCCGCCCTGGAGGTAGTAACTGATGCCATTGACCGGTTGCATACCACCGCTTCTTCCCACCATCGGGTAATGATTGTAGAAGTTATGGGAAGGGATGCAGGCTGGCTGGCATTACACGGAGGCCTGGCTGGAGGCGCCGATGTTATACTTATTCCCGAGGTTCCTTTTGATTATGATGAGATCATTGATGTAATCCATACCAGGGAACAAAGGGGTAAGGATTTTAGTATCATTGTAGTAGCAGAAGGAGCTAAACCCAAGGATCAGGATAAGCAGATAACCGCATCAGGTAAAGTGGATAATTTTGGGCATGTTCAGCTGGGTGGAATTGGAGAGGTTGTGTCTGAAGAGATTGAAAAAAGAAGCGGCCATGAATGCAGGGTAACCGTATTGGGCCATGTACAGAGAGGGGGCAGGCCTACTGCCTTTGACCGTATTCTGGCTACCAGGTTAGGGGCCAAAGCAGTAGATATGATAAAAGAAGAAGATTTTGGAAAGATGGCCTGTTTCAAGGATAACAAAATAATTGCGGTACCCCTGAAGAAGGCTATTGAAGAACGTAAGCCCATGGATATGGATCTTTACCAGTTGTCCAAACTTTTTCATTAATATAATACCGGTGCAGGTATTAAGCCTGTACCGGTAATTGACTGTCAGCACCAATCCCATTTCAAAAATATTTTTAAATTTATATTGACATTAGTTAACTTAATGTATAGTATTATATACAAAAAATATATAATAATATAAATATAGTATATAAAAGATAACATTGGGTAGGGAAAAACTTCAATTAAACAATGATCTGAGAAGATGCAGGTTTGAGCATAATGAAATATCTCAGCAGGATCTGGCTAATGAGGTAGGGGTAACCAGGCTTACTATACATTCCATTGAAACCGGCAAATTTAATCCATCAGTGCTTCTGGCTTTAAAGATAGCAAAATTTTTTAATAAACCAGTAGAAGAAATTTTCTACCTGAAACAGGAATGAGGGACAGGGTGAAAAGGATAATAAAAACTTGTAATATTTCTCTCACAGCTTTGGGAATAATTGCTCTGGCCGGGTACATCTATAATCTGGTTTTTTATGAAAGGCTGAGGCTGCCCGTACTGGCCTTTGGGGATATAAACCCTATACTGGACCAGATGCAAATCACTGCAGCCATTTTCTTTATACTGATATTTTTATTCCACTGGGCAGCCATAACTTACCTGGTTATAAATTTAAGGTTTTTTAGAAGGGAAAGCCTGTTTATATCGGTACTGTTTTTTCTGGCCATACTTTCCATGCTGATGGTTATGGGGGACTTTGCCTTGCTTAGTGATATTGGAAAGGAATACCAGCAGGGATGGGATACCAGCGGGGAATGGGTTATCCTGTATATAAGCCAGGCTTTGCACCTGGTATTCTGGGTACTGCTGGCGGTATGGATGGCAGCTTCTGTCAGAATCCGAAAGCAGCAGGACAGCCAGCAGGTAATAGTAAGAGATGAATCAATATTTATTAATGCCCAGTATATAGGAATATTCTGCGGCTTATCCGGTATCGCCGTGTTTGTACTACTGTCTACCGCTCTTCCCCTGTGGGCTTTAAAGAAAGGAATATTTTCTGTCAGTATGGTCATAATTCTGCCTTATCTGTTAATAGCTCTATACTGGCTGATACTGAAGCTGAAGGAAAAGGGCAGGGAATGGTATGACGAAAAACAATATCAGGATATTTGCCGGGCCGGTCTGGTAACCATGGTGTCTTCAATGGTTATTATGTTTACCATTTACCTGGTGCAGTATTTTACTGCTACTGAATTCATTTCCATAACCTGGTTTCCTTTTTACCTGTTTTTAATTTTGCTCATATTTTCATCATCTACCCTGTATTTTGCCAAGAGAAGCTGATACAAAATTATTTGCAGCTTTCTGTTAATTTTTACTAATATTAGGTTATAATATTAGAAAGTACTGTAAACAGGGGTTGCATGGAAAGTCTTTCTAAAAATAAATGGCCCTATTTTGCTCTTCTGGCCTTAAATACCCTGATAGGAATTCAGGTTCTTAAGGCATTCTTATCACTTCTTGTTAACTTCCTCAGGGAAAGACCTGCTATAAGTCTGACCGAGGTTGCTATCTATGCCCTTACCACCTTCCTCATGGTATTTGCGGCTGGATTTTTATTCAGGCCAGGTGTTAAATGGTCTCTGTGGATTATTATAGGAGGTGTATCCCTGGCCAGAATTATATTACAGGTAAGCCAGTGGGGCCCTTTAAGTCTGGCTGCTTCTGCGGTAGGAACTATTTTGTGGATTACCAGTTTTGCTTACTTTGTTTCCATATTTAAGATTGAGGATTTAGGCTTGACGGCAGGCGGCCTAATCTGCGGCATTGGCCTGGAAACGGGGCTTCATGGCCTCTATGGTACCTGGGATATGATATGGAGAAGAGATGCAGTTAGCTTGGCTTTGGCCATAGGCCTGGTGCTGCTGCAGCTATTTTTAATTTATAAAGCAAGGGTGGGGAAACAAGGGCTAAATTACAGGGGGAGCGGAAGGGCCGGTTTTTACACCTTTATTGCCTTTATGCCTTTTATATTGATGCAGCTGCTAAAATTTCAGAATGTGGCCTCACTTAATGCCTATAATGGGAAAAGTTTAGAAATTAATTTATTGGCAGTTCTTGTTTCCAATATTCTTGCTTATCTGTTGGTGTTTTTTGGTCTGAGCAGTAGAGGCCGGCAGGCTATAACCTGGGTATCGGCAGTGGTGCTGATACTTTCTTTTATTGCCCTTAATTCACAGGTTCTGTACTGGCTGCAGGCCGCTGTGGGTAATATTGCCTGTTTCTGGCTGATATCTGTATGCCTGGCCAGGGGGATATCCGCAGGAGAAAAGGGGAAAAGTTACTGGCATAATGTGGCTTCTTTTGGCCTGGGAGGAATACTATTCTTTATCCTGGCTTTTATTTATTACGGCAGCTACGACCTGGTTCTGCCCTTCCAGCCCTGGGTGCTGGGTATGGCTGCAGCCCTGGTGGTAGCAGTTTACGGGGTGGTGTCAGTATCTTCTTTAGGGAAGTTTTTTAAGTTAAAACCGGTAACCAGGCCTGTTTATGTACTGATTGCTCTGCTGGTGGTACCGCTGATAATATTTATTACTTACACCGGCAGTTCACCCTACCGGTTCCAGAAAGATTCGGTAAGGGTAATGGATTACAATATACACCAGGGATTTAATATAGACGGCTACCTGGATCTGGAAAGTATTGCCAGAGTGATAGAAGGCAGCGGGGCAGAGGTGGTAGCCCTGCAGGAAGTATCCAGGGGATGGATTATAAATGGGTGTGCCGATGACCTGTGGTGGCTGGCCAGGCGCCTGGGAATGAATTATCTGTTTATGCCTGCCTCTGATCCGGTATGGGGTAATGCCATACTCAGCTACTACCCCCTGGAATTTAAGCAGGGTGGATTCCTGCCCAGACTGGGGGCTCCACTCAGGAGAAGTTACCTGCTGGCTGAGGCCCAAACAGGGCCGGCTGGCAATATAAATATAATGGTTACCCACCTGCACCATATAATGGATGAGGGGGAAGTAAGGCAGCAGCAGGTAAAGGAGGTTATAAGGCATTGGGATGGCTTGCCCAGGACCCTTATTTTAGGTGATTTCAATGCTGAAACCGGTGATCCGGAGATAGAGATGATGCATAAGGCAGGGTTAGTTGACTGCCAGCTTGACCAGGGCAGGCAGGAACAGTTAACCTGGGTACATTATGAACCCTACCGGAGAATTGACTATATCTGGGCCACCCCGGATTTTAAATTATCCAATCTGGAGGTTATCTACAGCAGAGCCTCTGACCATTTGCCGGTGGCGGTGGATGTAAGATAAAAATATTAAGATAAGTTTATTATTAGCTGTTTTCAAATATACAGCTATTAAAAGAAAGGATGGTCCAATGAATAAAAAAGGAGGAAATATTGCCCTGGCATTTCTTAATCTGATCTTCTTCATAGGGGTGGTAGTAGTAAATGCCCTGGCCAATATTCTGCCCATAAACAATAAGGCAACCGGTGAACTTTCCGACCAGTACCCCAATTTATTTGTGCCGGCAGGCCTGACTTTTTCTATTTGGGGACTGATATACATACTGCTGGCTATATTTATAGTATACCAGATAGTAATGGCCTTTAAGTCAAACCATGATGGACTGTTTAACCAGATAGGTATCCTGTTTATACTATCCTCGGTATTTAATATGGCTTGGATCTTTGCCTGGCACTATGAGATAGTGTGGCTGTCACTGATTATAATGGTGCTGCTGTTGATATCCCTGATATCCATCTATACCCGGCTGAGAGTTGGCAAATCCTCTGCCAGCAATGCAGAAAAGTATATGGTACATTTTCCTTTTAGTGTTTATCTGGGCTGGATTACAATTGCCACCATTGCCAATGTGACTGCGCTGCTGGTAGATTTAGGCTGGAACAGGTTTGGTTTAAGCGAGCAATTCTGGGCGGTTCTGGTAATAGCGGTGGGGATAATAATTACCCTGGCTAACCTGTTTAGCAGGAATGATATTTTTTATAGCCTGGTAGTGGTATGGGCTTTTTTGGGGATACTGCTTAAAAGGCTGGCAGATACTACTGTAGCCGATCTGTCGGTAGTTATTACTACCATAGTGGGAATGGCTATAATTGTAATCAGCATTATTATTCAGCTGATTAGAAAGAAAAAAGTTTACTAACAGGCATCAGCTTTTTTTGGAACCTACATAAGAGCCTCTGGGCCTCCGGTAAAAAGTCCTGCCCCCGTCCACTATCAGGTCGGTGCCACAGATATAGGCTGACATATCGGAAGCCAGAAAAAGGGCTGCACTGGCTATATCTTCCGGGCGGCCTATTCTTCCCATAGGAATCTGGGAAGCCAGCTTGGCATTGGTTTCTGGCTGGTCTGGATAT
This window encodes:
- the gatC gene encoding Asp-tRNA(Asn)/Glu-tRNA(Gln) amidotransferase subunit GatC; protein product: MKKISKQDVEHVARLAELQFRDQEAEKFTQQLDKILDHVAKISSADTEDIKPTSHVLDIQNVYREDEPRESLSQKEALKNGPDIMDNGFKVPKID
- the gatA gene encoding Asp-tRNA(Asn)/Glu-tRNA(Gln) amidotransferase subunit GatA, with the protein product MDLNFLSAGRLNRLLRKKEITSRQILDSIIRQAEKVDPEINCYISKAFEQAEEQAGSADKLIAESEAGYFTGIPVGIKDNICTRGLKTTCGSRILENYDPVYNATVIDRLDGHNYVLTGKLNMDEFAMGSSNENSYFGPVKNPWDLSRVPGGSSGGPAACVASGQAICALGSDTGGSIRQPASLCGVVGLKPTYGRVSRYGLVAFASSLDQIGPVTRDVRDAAAMLNVICGHDPMDSTSLDKQVPDYTSYLQQDMKGLKVGVPRQLMVPEVDTQVRKAVENSLKLLKDMGAEIEETSLPSLEYALSVYYIIAPSEASSNLSRYDGVRYGYRAQDADGLRQMYKKSRSEGFGEEVKRRIMIGTYCLSAGYYDAYYEKAQKVRTLIINEFNQAFSKYDLLVSPTSPTTAFKLGERLQDPLMMYLSDICTIPVNLAGLPAISIPVGLSDNGLPIGFQFIGNILREDNILKAAYNLEQAVNFNHRPKLQGNQDD
- the gatB gene encoding Asp-tRNA(Asn)/Glu-tRNA(Gln) amidotransferase subunit GatB — its product is MTEHNHYEAVVGLETHVELLTRTKMFCGCRVSFGEDKNIYTCPVCLGHPGSLPVVNRKAVEYALKIALALNCSINKYTIFHRKNYFYPDQAKNYQISQYDLPLGVEGYLKLDMGDYVRRVGITRVHMEEDTGKLVHTGTTGRISEAGASIVDFNRAGTPLIEIVSEPDIRTPEEAKQYMIELRNIILYLGVSDCSMEQGSLRCDANVSVRKEGKDLGTKTEIKNLNSFKFLQKGLAYEIKRQTDLLQSGKKVIQQTRHYDNTTDTTKPLRSKEEAHDYRYFPEPDLVPLQIEDNLIQKVKKDIPELPQEKAARFKQQYGLSDYDAQFLANDACISRYFENVCAHYGEAKTVCNWIMGDVSALVNQGQITFEQIRVSPEGLANMLKIIDSGKISTKIAKSVFEQMFKTGKKPEDIIEEKGLQQISDTGMLEKVIDEVIGQNPEPVNQYREGKKKAIGFLIGQVMAKTKGKANPKLVNQIISKKLSK
- a CDS encoding 6-phosphofructokinase, producing MIKKIGVLTGGGDSSAINAAIRAIKMKSIHYGFDLFGIKNGWEGLIDGKGFDLIKNGVSGTLPRGGTYLGTSRTNPFKIENGVDRVRENIKKFELDAIITIGGDDTNGVSNKLSQFGIKGVGIPQTIDNDIAYSDYSIGFDSALEVVTDAIDRLHTTASSHHRVMIVEVMGRDAGWLALHGGLAGGADVILIPEVPFDYDEIIDVIHTREQRGKDFSIIVVAEGAKPKDQDKQITASGKVDNFGHVQLGGIGEVVSEEIEKRSGHECRVTVLGHVQRGGRPTAFDRILATRLGAKAVDMIKEEDFGKMACFKDNKIIAVPLKKAIEERKPMDMDLYQLSKLFH
- a CDS encoding helix-turn-helix transcriptional regulator gives rise to the protein MGREKLQLNNDLRRCRFEHNEISQQDLANEVGVTRLTIHSIETGKFNPSVLLALKIAKFFNKPVEEIFYLKQE
- a CDS encoding endonuclease/exonuclease/phosphatase family protein gives rise to the protein MESLSKNKWPYFALLALNTLIGIQVLKAFLSLLVNFLRERPAISLTEVAIYALTTFLMVFAAGFLFRPGVKWSLWIIIGGVSLARIILQVSQWGPLSLAASAVGTILWITSFAYFVSIFKIEDLGLTAGGLICGIGLETGLHGLYGTWDMIWRRDAVSLALAIGLVLLQLFLIYKARVGKQGLNYRGSGRAGFYTFIAFMPFILMQLLKFQNVASLNAYNGKSLEINLLAVLVSNILAYLLVFFGLSSRGRQAITWVSAVVLILSFIALNSQVLYWLQAAVGNIACFWLISVCLARGISAGEKGKSYWHNVASFGLGGILFFILAFIYYGSYDLVLPFQPWVLGMAAALVVAVYGVVSVSSLGKFFKLKPVTRPVYVLIALLVVPLIIFITYTGSSPYRFQKDSVRVMDYNIHQGFNIDGYLDLESIARVIEGSGAEVVALQEVSRGWIINGCADDLWWLARRLGMNYLFMPASDPVWGNAILSYYPLEFKQGGFLPRLGAPLRRSYLLAEAQTGPAGNINIMVTHLHHIMDEGEVRQQQVKEVIRHWDGLPRTLILGDFNAETGDPEIEMMHKAGLVDCQLDQGRQEQLTWVHYEPYRRIDYIWATPDFKLSNLEVIYSRASDHLPVAVDVR
- a CDS encoding tryptophan-rich sensory protein, whose amino-acid sequence is MNKKGGNIALAFLNLIFFIGVVVVNALANILPINNKATGELSDQYPNLFVPAGLTFSIWGLIYILLAIFIVYQIVMAFKSNHDGLFNQIGILFILSSVFNMAWIFAWHYEIVWLSLIIMVLLLISLISIYTRLRVGKSSASNAEKYMVHFPFSVYLGWITIATIANVTALLVDLGWNRFGLSEQFWAVLVIAVGIIITLANLFSRNDIFYSLVVVWAFLGILLKRLADTTVADLSVVITTIVGMAIIVISIIIQLIRKKKVY